Proteins encoded together in one Halalkaliarchaeum sp. AArc-CO window:
- a CDS encoding OB-fold nucleic acid binding domain-containing protein, which yields MGSCIICGVSVDGRICDSHQEDVVFEFRGDSPDQLVSGRYYRGTVDGYADFGVFVDLAPGVTGLLHRSELDRRLESLDWEPGETVFVQVKNVRDNGNIDLGWSIRQAEREFRGALIQDGDTDREPETEADDEKETQGDDEDVAKPDSGEEDVATTDDRAIERSAETDATSGGEPTEVRDPSGNAGTTAVTKSEAATEATTEPEAESEPEAESEAESEPEAESEPEAGTSIDRVSVEALSDAVGETIRLEGEIVSVRQTGGPTVFELRDETGVVDCAAFVEPGVRAYPDVGVDDVVRLEGDVELRRNEIQIETEALVVLEGDDRDEVVTRLEDALAAKARPDVFEPIGNHETVEALREPILDAAEALRRAVLESRPIVVRHPATANGYLAGAAVERAVLPLVAKEYAGSDAEYHYFKRRPLESSVYDMDDATMDVTRMLQDRDRHDEKLPVFLLLGTGATAESEDGLDLLDIYDATRVVVDAEPADPEAGDHAAVLVAPDEDDEDDLSVGALGAELAAAIDDGARDGLAHLPATSYWETAPGTYARVADEAGYDADRRRDLREAVALEAYYQSYEDKRELLTDLLFGDGGADLAAHVAEQFRVKVDTEVATARENLERTARDGVELALLDTDAYTHRYDFPPTSLLLDELHRRERTDGAFATIGVGTDELFVRSTFDVDLRAAVDDAREAVPEADLGVADLRDGRVEFLAGRREDARDAIVDAVVDQAR from the coding sequence ATCTGTGGTGTGTCTGTCGACGGCCGAATATGCGACAGCCACCAGGAAGACGTCGTTTTCGAGTTTCGTGGAGATTCCCCGGACCAGCTGGTTTCGGGTCGATACTACCGTGGCACCGTCGACGGGTACGCCGACTTCGGCGTGTTCGTCGATCTCGCGCCGGGCGTCACCGGGCTGTTGCACCGCAGCGAGCTCGACCGCCGGCTGGAGTCGCTCGACTGGGAGCCCGGCGAAACGGTGTTCGTCCAGGTGAAGAACGTCCGTGACAACGGCAACATCGATCTCGGCTGGTCGATCCGCCAGGCCGAACGCGAGTTCCGGGGCGCGCTGATTCAGGACGGCGACACCGATCGGGAGCCGGAGACGGAAGCCGACGACGAAAAAGAGACGCAGGGTGACGACGAGGACGTAGCGAAACCGGACAGCGGCGAGGAGGACGTTGCGACGACCGACGACCGGGCGATCGAACGGAGCGCCGAAACGGACGCCACGAGTGGTGGCGAGCCGACCGAAGTTCGGGATCCGTCCGGCAACGCGGGTACGACTGCCGTAACGAAGTCGGAGGCGGCAACCGAAGCCACCACCGAGCCCGAAGCCGAGTCCGAACCGGAAGCCGAGTCCGAAGCCGAGTCCGAACCGGAAGCCGAGTCCGAACCGGAAGCCGGAACGTCCATCGATCGGGTGTCCGTCGAAGCGCTGTCGGACGCCGTCGGCGAGACGATCCGCCTCGAAGGAGAGATCGTGAGCGTTCGCCAGACCGGCGGCCCCACGGTGTTCGAACTCCGCGACGAAACCGGGGTCGTGGACTGCGCCGCGTTCGTGGAACCCGGAGTCCGCGCGTATCCGGACGTCGGCGTCGACGACGTCGTTCGGCTCGAGGGTGACGTCGAGCTCCGGCGCAACGAGATCCAGATCGAGACCGAAGCGCTCGTCGTCCTCGAGGGAGACGACCGCGACGAAGTCGTAACGCGGCTCGAGGACGCCCTGGCCGCGAAGGCCCGTCCGGACGTCTTCGAGCCGATCGGGAACCACGAGACGGTCGAGGCACTGCGCGAGCCGATCCTGGACGCCGCAGAGGCGCTCCGTCGGGCCGTCCTCGAGAGCCGACCGATCGTCGTCCGACACCCGGCGACGGCGAACGGCTACCTCGCCGGTGCTGCCGTCGAGCGCGCAGTGTTGCCGCTCGTGGCAAAGGAGTACGCCGGCTCCGACGCCGAGTACCACTACTTCAAACGCCGTCCGCTGGAGTCGTCGGTGTACGACATGGACGACGCGACGATGGACGTCACGCGGATGCTCCAGGACCGGGACCGACACGACGAGAAGCTCCCGGTGTTTCTGCTGCTTGGAACGGGAGCGACCGCCGAGTCCGAGGACGGGCTGGACCTGCTCGACATTTACGACGCCACGCGGGTCGTCGTCGACGCCGAGCCGGCGGATCCGGAGGCCGGCGACCACGCGGCAGTGCTCGTCGCGCCCGACGAGGACGACGAAGACGACCTGTCGGTGGGTGCGCTCGGAGCCGAACTCGCCGCGGCGATCGACGACGGCGCCCGGGACGGGCTCGCACATCTTCCCGCGACGAGCTACTGGGAGACGGCTCCGGGGACGTACGCCCGGGTCGCCGACGAGGCGGGCTACGACGCCGACAGGCGGCGCGATCTCCGCGAGGCGGTCGCGCTGGAGGCGTACTATCAGTCCTACGAGGACAAACGGGAGCTGCTCACCGATCTCCTGTTCGGGGACGGTGGCGCGGATCTCGCAGCGCACGTCGCCGAACAGTTCCGCGTGAAGGTCGACACCGAGGTGGCGACCGCACGCGAGAACCTCGAGCGGACCGCCCGCGACGGCGTCGAACTCGCACTGCTGGACACCGACGCGTACACCCATCGGTACGACTTCCCCCCGACGTCGCTGCTGCTCGATGAACTGCACCGCCGGGAACGAACCGACGGCGCGTTCGCGACGATCGGCGTCGGCACCGACGAGCTGTTCGTCCGGTCGACGTTCGACGTCGACCTTCGGGCGGCCGTCGACGACGCCCGGGAGGCCGTTCCCGAGGCGGATCTCGGCGTCGCCGACCTGCGCGACGGCCGCGTGGAGTTTCTGGCCGGCCGCCGGGAAGACGCCCGGGACGCGATCGTCGACGCCGTCGTCGATCAGGCCCGATAA
- a CDS encoding tRNA uridine(34) 5-carboxymethylaminomethyl modification radical SAM/GNAT enzyme Elp3, whose product MRSDTDDVDETHTQVCTELVERILAGEVDRENLESAKLDVCSAHSASTVPKNTELLDHAPDDRREEVKAVVQRKPVRTASGVSPVAIMTSPQLCPHGKCLYCPGGPASEFSSAQSYTGHEPAAARGKQNEYDPYGQVTLRLEQLRAIGHPVDKVELIVMGGTMTARSHDYQEWFLKRALAAMNDYDVESDPHPAEDESFKPDPEEYEFRYLEDVIAKNETADVRNVATTFETKPDWCDPEQIDRMLALGGTKVEVGVQTTYERINREMHRGHGIEASKDANRRLRDAGFKVGFHMMPGQPGMTEEMCREDFRRLFESPEWRPDYLKIYPTLVVQGTRVYDMWKRGEYEPLSNEEAADVVADAMGEIAPYTRLQRVQRDIPADFIEAGVWKSNLRQLADQRAKEKGIEPRDIRAREVGMNDADPDPDDIEFTVREYEAGGGTEQFLSFEDTVRDLLVGFCRLRFPSYAPGQPGAPDGADDPVRRELQDAAVVRELHVYGSEAAIGEEGDWQHRGYGTRLIRTAEEIAEDAGFEKLSVLSGIGVREYYREKLGYHQDGPYVSKRLDGTRQGL is encoded by the coding sequence ATGAGGTCCGACACCGACGACGTCGACGAGACGCACACGCAGGTGTGTACCGAGCTCGTCGAGCGGATCCTCGCGGGCGAGGTCGACCGGGAGAACCTCGAGTCCGCCAAGCTCGACGTCTGCTCGGCCCACTCGGCGTCGACGGTGCCGAAGAACACCGAGCTTCTGGATCACGCGCCCGACGACCGTCGGGAGGAAGTGAAGGCGGTCGTCCAGCGCAAGCCGGTCCGGACCGCGTCGGGCGTCTCCCCGGTGGCGATCATGACGTCGCCACAGCTGTGCCCGCACGGCAAGTGTCTCTACTGTCCCGGAGGGCCGGCCTCGGAGTTCTCCTCCGCCCAGTCGTACACCGGACACGAACCCGCCGCCGCTCGTGGCAAACAAAACGAGTACGACCCCTACGGCCAGGTGACGCTCCGCCTCGAGCAGCTCCGGGCGATCGGCCACCCGGTGGACAAGGTGGAGCTGATCGTCATGGGCGGGACGATGACGGCACGGAGCCACGACTATCAGGAGTGGTTCCTCAAGCGGGCGCTCGCGGCGATGAACGACTACGACGTCGAGTCGGATCCCCACCCCGCCGAGGACGAGAGCTTCAAACCCGATCCCGAGGAGTACGAGTTCCGCTACCTCGAGGACGTTATCGCAAAAAACGAGACTGCCGACGTCCGCAACGTCGCGACGACCTTCGAGACGAAGCCCGACTGGTGTGACCCCGAACAGATCGACCGGATGCTGGCGCTCGGCGGCACGAAAGTCGAGGTCGGCGTCCAGACCACCTACGAACGGATCAACCGAGAGATGCACCGAGGGCACGGAATCGAGGCGTCGAAGGACGCCAACCGGCGGCTCAGGGACGCCGGGTTCAAGGTCGGGTTCCACATGATGCCCGGCCAGCCCGGGATGACCGAAGAGATGTGCCGGGAGGACTTCCGCCGGCTGTTCGAGAGTCCGGAGTGGCGCCCGGACTACCTGAAGATCTATCCCACGCTCGTGGTGCAGGGGACCAGAGTGTACGACATGTGGAAACGCGGCGAGTACGAACCGCTCTCGAACGAGGAGGCCGCAGACGTCGTCGCCGACGCGATGGGAGAGATCGCGCCGTACACCCGCCTCCAGCGTGTCCAGCGGGACATCCCCGCCGACTTCATCGAAGCCGGCGTCTGGAAGTCCAACCTCAGGCAGCTGGCCGACCAACGCGCAAAAGAGAAGGGGATCGAACCGCGGGACATACGAGCGCGGGAGGTCGGGATGAACGATGCCGATCCGGATCCGGACGACATCGAGTTCACCGTTCGGGAGTACGAGGCCGGCGGCGGCACCGAACAGTTCCTCAGCTTCGAGGACACGGTCAGGGACCTCCTGGTCGGGTTCTGCCGGCTCCGGTTCCCCTCCTATGCTCCCGGTCAGCCAGGGGCACCCGACGGCGCCGACGACCCGGTCCGGCGGGAGCTCCAGGACGCCGCGGTCGTGCGCGAACTCCACGTGTACGGCAGCGAGGCTGCCATCGGCGAAGAGGGCGACTGGCAACATCGCGGCTACGGAACGCGACTGATCCGGACGGCCGAAGAGATCGCCGAAGACGCCGGCTTCGAAAAGCTCAGTGTCCTCTCGGGGATCGGCGTTCGGGAGTACTATCGGGAGAAACTCGGATACCACCAGGACGGGCCGTACGTTTCGAAACGACTCGACGGGACGCGTCAGGGACTGTAA
- a CDS encoding GNAT family N-acetyltransferase: MHVQPATLSEVDLLADWWVELAAEQRAYDSHLFSEANRDLIREAIGRGVVSGTILVARPGADATPAEDHEEPLGFVMFSMETGRYRQDVTRGIVDNLYVRPEARNQGVGSRLLEAAERTLREAGAEAVSLDAMAENEGARRFYRRHGYSPHRIEFEKRFEE, from the coding sequence GTGCACGTCCAACCCGCCACCTTGTCCGAGGTGGATCTGCTCGCAGACTGGTGGGTCGAACTCGCCGCCGAGCAGCGGGCGTACGACTCTCACCTGTTTTCGGAGGCGAACCGCGATTTGATCCGAGAAGCGATCGGTCGGGGAGTCGTCTCCGGCACCATTTTGGTTGCGCGTCCGGGAGCCGATGCAACTCCAGCCGAGGACCACGAAGAGCCACTCGGGTTCGTCATGTTTTCGATGGAGACAGGTCGATATCGGCAGGACGTGACCCGCGGCATCGTCGACAACCTCTACGTTCGTCCAGAGGCCCGAAATCAGGGCGTCGGATCACGGCTACTCGAAGCCGCCGAACGGACGCTCCGCGAGGCCGGGGCCGAGGCGGTGTCGCTCGACGCCATGGCCGAAAACGAGGGCGCACGCCGGTTTTACCGGCGGCACGGCTACAGTCCACACCGGATCGAGTTCGAAAAGCGATTCGAGGAGTGA
- a CDS encoding DEAD/DEAH box helicase family protein, whose product MAIELRFRDGTIHLADGVSDRSSDSELLSDLESLPGVEPDPRSGGYRAPASSYAALRDAIEERGLSYEDRVFDDRDERRLELATDYRLREYQVDALDAWEEAGRCGVIELPTGSGKTVIAIAAIASVRRPTLVVVPTIDLLNQWERELNREFSVPIGRFGGGEQRREAITVSTYDSAYLRADDVGDAFEFVVFDEVHHLGGEGYRDIARLLAAPSRLGLTATFERPDGAHEAIAELVGDRVYRLDVDDLAGEHLAAYDIKRIEVELTPEEREAYEAAQETFVDYLRSSNLQLRSGSDYQKLVLRSGNDPRAREALLAKQRARNVMMNADAKVDALARILERHREDRIIVFTAHTELVYRLSRRFLLPAITSETGTSERRQILERFRDGRYSRVVTANVLDEGVDVPDANVAVVLSGSGSEREFTQRLGRILRPKDGGGRALLYEVVSDETAEERVASRRR is encoded by the coding sequence GTGGCGATCGAACTCCGATTCCGGGACGGAACGATCCACCTCGCCGACGGGGTAAGTGATCGCTCATCCGACAGCGAATTACTGTCCGATCTCGAATCCCTCCCCGGCGTCGAACCGGATCCACGATCTGGCGGGTACCGGGCGCCGGCCTCCAGTTACGCCGCCCTCCGAGACGCCATCGAAGAGCGCGGTCTGTCGTACGAGGATCGAGTGTTCGACGATCGAGACGAACGCAGGCTCGAGCTCGCGACGGACTACCGCCTCCGGGAGTACCAGGTCGACGCACTCGACGCCTGGGAGGAGGCCGGCCGATGCGGCGTGATCGAACTCCCGACCGGCAGCGGGAAGACCGTGATCGCGATCGCCGCGATCGCGTCGGTCCGGCGCCCGACGCTCGTGGTCGTCCCCACGATCGACCTGCTGAATCAGTGGGAGCGGGAACTCAACCGGGAGTTTTCGGTTCCGATCGGTCGGTTCGGCGGCGGCGAACAGCGACGGGAGGCGATCACCGTCTCGACGTACGACTCCGCGTATCTACGGGCCGACGACGTCGGCGACGCCTTCGAGTTCGTCGTCTTCGACGAGGTGCACCACCTCGGGGGCGAGGGGTACCGCGACATCGCCCGACTGCTCGCTGCGCCGTCCCGTCTGGGGTTGACGGCGACGTTCGAGCGACCGGACGGCGCCCACGAGGCGATCGCCGAACTGGTCGGGGATCGGGTGTATCGGCTCGACGTCGACGACCTCGCGGGCGAGCACCTGGCCGCGTACGACATCAAACGGATCGAGGTCGAACTCACTCCCGAGGAGCGGGAGGCGTACGAAGCGGCTCAGGAAACGTTCGTCGACTATCTTCGGTCGTCGAACCTCCAGTTACGTAGCGGCAGTGACTATCAGAAGCTGGTGTTGCGTTCCGGCAACGACCCCCGGGCACGGGAGGCGCTGTTGGCCAAACAACGGGCACGGAACGTGATGATGAATGCAGACGCGAAAGTGGACGCGCTCGCACGGATCCTCGAGCGGCACCGCGAGGACCGGATCATCGTCTTCACCGCCCACACCGAACTGGTGTACCGGCTCTCGCGTCGGTTCCTCCTGCCGGCGATCACGAGCGAAACCGGGACGTCGGAACGCAGGCAGATCCTCGAACGATTCAGGGACGGTCGCTACTCGCGAGTCGTGACCGCAAACGTGCTCGACGAGGGGGTCGACGTTCCGGACGCGAACGTCGCTGTCGTGCTGTCGGGGTCGGGCAGCGAACGCGAGTTCACCCAGCGACTGGGACGAATCCTCCGGCCGAAGGACGGCGGCGGCCGGGCCCTTTTGTACGAGGTCGTGAGCGACGAAACGGCCGAGGAACGGGTTGCAAGTCGGCGGCGGTGA
- a CDS encoding CPBP family glutamic-type intramembrane protease, whose product MPRQDTTPDRQYWSLAVLASVPVVALAWTLWSTGSFGERILRDAIVYGALSIGLAASYDGSLREELGWTVDRETAVAAAGLTLFVLPFYVVGASLPAVRNAYPMWGATLEFPGYLGHVLGLLVLTAVTETYFRGLLCVGLRHLGPACIVVHVPVYVLVHVPRPTIEMALSAGVGLLFGWVAYRTRSILPVVVAHFVGLIVLDVMVSVPPVFPNASAYLPI is encoded by the coding sequence ATGCCGAGACAGGACACTACGCCCGACCGTCAGTACTGGTCGCTTGCGGTACTCGCCAGCGTGCCGGTCGTCGCCCTCGCGTGGACACTGTGGTCGACCGGGTCGTTCGGGGAGCGCATCCTCCGTGATGCGATCGTTTACGGGGCACTCTCGATCGGCCTGGCGGCAAGCTACGACGGAAGCCTCCGCGAGGAACTCGGCTGGACGGTCGATCGGGAAACGGCGGTCGCTGCAGCCGGGCTTACCCTGTTCGTGCTGCCGTTTTACGTTGTTGGGGCGTCGTTACCGGCGGTCCGGAACGCCTATCCGATGTGGGGGGCGACCCTGGAGTTTCCGGGGTATCTCGGCCACGTGCTCGGGTTACTCGTGCTCACCGCCGTCACCGAGACGTATTTCCGGGGACTGCTGTGTGTGGGGCTCCGGCATCTCGGTCCTGCATGTATCGTCGTCCATGTTCCGGTGTACGTGCTCGTCCACGTCCCCCGACCGACGATCGAGATGGCTCTGTCGGCGGGCGTGGGTCTGCTGTTCGGCTGGGTGGCCTACAGAACCAGATCGATTCTCCCGGTCGTGGTCGCCCACTTTGTGGGGCTGATCGTGCTGGACGTGATGGTGTCGGTACCGCCGGTGTTCCCGAACGCCAGCGCGTATCTACCGATCTGA
- a CDS encoding DUF790 family protein: MLRKELLRVSRAGGGYHPQFVDQEARPLAARVIGTYQGHVGKRREQLDAAIESLERDADDFKLVRGFAALLDREAVFETRAPIPPERTRRVAFERAEAVGVASEDERDRALAAAADRLGVAPDDVEQSLYADREPNQYLASFESPWGPDELLDRYNLSLAQTALFDATEVRIRSTEPRELVSAVKRLGLLYELRRTDGGRELIVTGPDALFGRTRRYGTAFARLLSTIAGAPEWRLSATIDDRGTERELTLETGDVLPPTGEPIAEPTYDSGVEADFAARFEALDRPWTLRREPEPLEVETSVMIPDFAFDYDHAPFRVFFEVMGFWTPSYVDKKLDQLAAVEEVELVVAVDESLGLDPESSTEQRTETGDATAEVAARDHRVIPYSGTVRVKDVVDTLREYETDLIAREIERIPEEIVPDAAVVSLADLAADYGVSVAAVEDNAFPDHRLVGRTLVRPDVLEEIDDELEPGMSLSAVEAVIESRGLSDASAVLSALGYRIEWEGLGGGRLRRREE, from the coding sequence GTGCTTCGCAAGGAGCTGCTCCGCGTCTCACGGGCCGGCGGCGGCTATCACCCGCAGTTCGTGGATCAGGAGGCGCGACCGCTCGCCGCACGCGTGATCGGCACCTACCAGGGCCACGTCGGAAAGCGCCGGGAGCAGCTGGACGCAGCAATCGAATCGCTCGAACGCGACGCCGACGACTTCAAGCTCGTGCGGGGGTTCGCCGCACTGCTGGACCGTGAGGCCGTCTTCGAGACGCGCGCGCCGATCCCGCCCGAACGCACCCGCAGGGTGGCGTTCGAACGCGCCGAGGCCGTCGGGGTGGCCTCCGAAGACGAACGGGACCGGGCGCTGGCGGCAGCCGCCGACCGGCTCGGCGTCGCTCCCGACGACGTCGAGCAGTCGCTATACGCCGATCGGGAGCCGAACCAGTACCTCGCGTCCTTCGAGAGTCCGTGGGGACCCGACGAGCTGCTCGACCGATACAATCTCTCGCTGGCTCAAACCGCGCTGTTCGACGCGACGGAGGTGCGGATCCGGAGCACCGAACCGCGGGAGCTCGTCTCCGCGGTCAAGCGGCTCGGCCTGTTGTACGAACTCCGCCGGACCGACGGCGGTCGGGAACTGATCGTTACGGGTCCCGACGCGCTGTTCGGCCGGACCCGCCGGTACGGGACGGCGTTCGCCAGGCTGCTCTCGACGATCGCGGGCGCCCCGGAGTGGCGGCTGTCGGCGACGATCGACGACAGGGGAACCGAACGGGAACTGACGCTGGAAACCGGCGACGTCCTGCCCCCGACCGGGGAGCCGATCGCGGAGCCGACCTACGACAGCGGCGTCGAGGCCGACTTCGCCGCTCGGTTCGAGGCGTTGGACCGCCCGTGGACGCTTCGCCGAGAACCGGAACCCCTGGAGGTCGAAACGAGCGTGATGATCCCCGACTTCGCGTTCGACTACGATCACGCCCCGTTTCGGGTGTTCTTCGAGGTGATGGGCTTCTGGACGCCGTCGTACGTCGACAAGAAACTCGACCAGCTCGCGGCCGTCGAGGAGGTCGAACTGGTCGTCGCGGTCGACGAGTCGCTCGGACTGGATCCGGAATCGTCCACCGAACAGCGGACCGAAACCGGGGACGCAACGGCGGAGGTGGCCGCCAGGGATCACCGGGTGATCCCCTATTCGGGAACCGTCCGCGTGAAAGACGTCGTCGACACCCTCCGGGAGTACGAAACCGACCTGATCGCGCGGGAGATCGAACGGATCCCCGAGGAGATCGTCCCCGACGCCGCGGTCGTTTCCCTCGCCGATCTAGCGGCCGACTACGGCGTGAGCGTCGCGGCGGTCGAAGACAACGCGTTCCCGGACCACCGACTCGTGGGTCGGACACTGGTGCGACCGGACGTGCTCGAAGAGATCGACGACGAACTCGAACCGGGAATGTCACTTTCGGCGGTCGAGGCGGTGATCGAATCTCGGGGGCTGTCTGACGCGAGTGCGGTCCTGTCTGCACTGGGGTATCGGATCGAGTGGGAGGGCCTCGGGGGCGGCCGGCTCCGCCGGCGCGAGGAGTGA
- a CDS encoding topoisomerase DNA-binding C4 zinc finger domain-containing protein translates to MASELRLFAGACTTTFEGTRSRTQHGYVVVLVKPDDTVLVHDADGYQPVAWLTRPDEASVETTCDGTDTAHGGFTITAQTGDQRLTVESHGEGTVRTFPIGEAGVPVGECVATDCEGTLARTGGDVACVDCGERYGLPAGATVLDRQCDDCGLPQIRVDRGETFEVCLDYTCESLNDRIRERYDRAFDCPDCGSDLRIRVTDGRPFFGCEGYPDCETAFSIPAGVVVGLCDCGLPVFETATGRRCLDGTCDSYLE, encoded by the coding sequence ATGGCCAGCGAACTCAGACTGTTCGCGGGAGCGTGTACGACCACCTTCGAGGGTACCCGGTCGAGAACGCAGCACGGCTACGTCGTCGTGCTGGTCAAACCGGACGACACCGTGCTCGTTCACGACGCGGACGGCTACCAACCGGTGGCGTGGCTCACCCGACCCGACGAGGCGTCCGTGGAGACTACCTGCGACGGAACGGACACGGCCCACGGCGGGTTTACGATCACGGCACAAACCGGCGACCAGCGGCTCACCGTCGAGTCACACGGCGAGGGGACAGTCCGAACGTTCCCGATCGGTGAGGCGGGAGTTCCGGTGGGCGAGTGTGTCGCAACCGACTGTGAGGGAACGCTCGCGAGAACAGGTGGCGACGTCGCCTGCGTCGACTGCGGGGAACGCTACGGGCTGCCGGCAGGGGCGACCGTACTGGACCGTCAGTGTGACGACTGCGGGCTCCCGCAGATCCGCGTGGACCGGGGCGAGACGTTCGAGGTGTGTCTCGATTACACCTGCGAGTCGCTCAACGACCGAATTCGGGAGCGATACGATCGCGCGTTCGACTGTCCCGACTGCGGGAGCGATCTCCGGATCCGGGTCACGGACGGCCGCCCATTCTTCGGCTGTGAGGGCTATCCCGACTGCGAGACCGCCTTCTCGATCCCCGCCGGCGTCGTCGTCGGCCTGTGCGACTGCGGGCTGCCGGTCTTCGAGACCGCGACCGGACGGCGCTGTCTCGACGGCACCTGCGACAGCTATCTCGAGTGA
- the endA gene encoding tRNA-intron lyase codes for MHIEGTLRGEEVRVGGDARQRFYDARGYGRPLGGNEIALSRVEAAHLLFRGDLDEVTVDGRSMTFEEFFVDAAAAGDRFALRFLVYADLRERGFYLSPVREGWPGERAVDPDAPGRVDFAVYDRGEGPPDGSVAYRVRVVGERERLPAAELSGVLAIVDEESDLTYFETGAPAMDGSTTHDPPASVDGVLLEDRVVVWDAPDSLYERGFYGQPLSGRTGPVEDALQLSLVEAASLAAEGVLSLSSVIGGDSSGDDVPALASIVERGRAVEGERFDRRLRVYRQLRDAGIVPKTGFKFGADFRTYANVESVEELPHSETLVRVLSPDHVFDPRELSLDVRLAGGVRKRMVFALTDGSTVEYRSVARLTP; via the coding sequence ATGCACATCGAAGGGACCCTGCGCGGCGAGGAGGTCCGCGTCGGCGGCGACGCGCGACAGCGCTTCTACGACGCCAGGGGCTACGGCCGACCGCTCGGAGGGAACGAAATCGCCCTCTCCCGGGTCGAGGCGGCACACCTGCTGTTCCGGGGTGATCTCGACGAAGTGACGGTCGACGGACGGTCGATGACGTTCGAGGAGTTCTTCGTCGACGCCGCCGCGGCCGGCGACCGGTTCGCGCTCCGGTTTCTGGTGTATGCGGACCTCCGGGAGCGCGGGTTTTACCTCTCGCCGGTGCGGGAGGGCTGGCCCGGCGAGCGGGCGGTCGATCCCGATGCCCCGGGACGGGTGGACTTCGCCGTCTACGATCGGGGTGAGGGACCGCCGGACGGATCAGTGGCGTACCGCGTTCGCGTCGTCGGCGAGCGTGAGCGGCTTCCGGCGGCCGAGCTGTCCGGCGTACTCGCGATCGTCGACGAGGAGAGCGACCTCACCTACTTCGAGACCGGGGCGCCGGCGATGGACGGATCGACGACGCACGACCCCCCTGCGTCAGTCGATGGAGTGCTGCTCGAGGATCGGGTCGTCGTCTGGGACGCCCCCGACTCACTGTACGAGCGGGGGTTTTACGGCCAGCCCCTCTCCGGGAGAACCGGGCCCGTCGAGGACGCGCTCCAGCTTTCGCTGGTCGAGGCGGCCTCCCTCGCAGCCGAGGGGGTGCTGTCGCTTTCGTCCGTGATCGGTGGGGACAGCTCGGGGGACGACGTTCCGGCCCTCGCGTCGATCGTCGAGCGGGGGCGCGCCGTCGAAGGCGAGCGGTTCGATCGCCGGCTCCGGGTGTACCGGCAACTCAGAGACGCGGGGATCGTTCCGAAGACTGGCTTCAAATTCGGCGCCGATTTCCGCACGTACGCGAACGTAGAATCCGTCGAGGAACTCCCACACTCGGAAACGCTCGTGCGGGTGTTGTCCCCGGATCACGTCTTCGATCCCCGCGAACTGTCGCTGGACGTCCGGCTGGCGGGCGGCGTTCGCAAGCGAATGGTTTTTGCGTTGACCGACGGGAGTACAGTCGAGTACCGTTCGGTAGCTCGACTCACGCCATGA